Part of the Solwaraspora sp. WMMA2065 genome is shown below.
CGCCGGCCATCCGGTCGACCTGGTGGTGTCCCGCGCGGCCCGACTCACCCTGCTCGACGAGACCGGCGCGCCACTGCGGGACAGTCACTGGCGGGCCGACCTGGCCCGCTGGCTCGGCCGTGGGCTGGACGACGCGGACGTACGGTTCTGGCCGGCGGGTGATCTCGCCGCCGGGCCAAGCAGTGGCTCGTACCAGGTACGCGGGATGGTGGTCGTACCGGCCAGCACGGCCGCCTGTGCCGGCATCGCCATCGGGCTGTCGAAGGACCTGCTGCAGCGGGCCGCCGAGGTGAACCTCAAGGAACGCCGGCCGGTCGTGCTGGTCCCCCGGGAGACCCCGGTGACCCGCAGTCACCTGGAGCATCTGCTCGCCCTGCACGACGCGGGGGCGGTGGTGCTGCCGGCCAGTCCCGGCTTCTACGGTGCGGGTGCCGGGGCCACCGCCGCCCAGTTGGTCGACTTCGTTGCCGGGAAGGTGCTGGACGCGCTCGGCGTACCGCACGATCTGTTCCGGCGGTGGTCCGGCGAGTTGGGCGCGGACCGGGCGTGACCACCTGCTCGGTACGGCCCGGCGGTCAGTACGGCCCGGCTCCTCCTGACCCGTTCTCGGTGTGCCGGGGCCGGGTGGTCTCCGCGCTTTCTGCCTGCATCTCCTCCAGCACGCCTTCGCCTTCGAGTAGCGCACGCACCTCGGACTCCCGGAACCGACGATGGCCTCCGGGAGTTCGGATACTGCCGATCCGGCCGGCCGCTGCCCATCGTGTGACGGTCTTCGGGTCGACGCGGAACAGCGCGGCCACCTCGCCCGGCGTCAGCAGACGATCTCCAGTGTCCACGGTCCCCTCCTCGCGTCCGCGACGGCTCTGGCGTGGCCAGTCAGCCCCCCGATGGACCGTGTGCCAGATGCCGTAGTGCCAGACGTACGGCCATTAGAGCACCGGCCGACCCCCGTGTCCGGGAAATGCGGAAAGCTACCCGACTGGGCAGTTATCCGGTAGGATTTGCGCCCTATGTTGTAATTTACCCCAGCTCGTCGACCAGCGGGCCACCCGGGCGGGCGGCAGGCACTAGGGTCTACATTCCGTGGACGCCATCGATTCCCGGCTCGTCGACCTGCTGCGCGGCAACGCCCGGCTCTCCTACGCCGAACTCGCCCGCCAAGTCGGACTCTCCGCACCCGCCGTACACGAACGGATCGGCAAACTCGAAACCACCGGGGTGCTGCGCGGCTACCGGGCCGACGTACAGCCGGAGTCGGTCGGCCTCGGCGTCACCGCCCTGATCGGACTGGTCGAAGACTCAGGTGCCGACACCGAGGCGGTGCTGGACGCGCTGCGCGACATGCCGGAGATCGAGTCCTGCTACTTCATGGCCGGCACCGAGTCGTTCCTCTGCCTCGCCCGGGTCGGCACCATCGCCGAGCTGGAACAGCTCATCATGCGGCTGAACCGGACACCGGGGATCGCCAACACCCGGACCAGCGTCACGCTGTCCACCAAATGGGAGAACCGGCCCCGCCCCCTGACCGGGTGATTCGGCGACTGCACTTGTTACCGTCTGCGAGTGAATCAACTGGACCGGTACGACGACGCCGGCCGGGCCTGGGTGACCGACGCGATCGCCAAGGTCGAGGCGGACGCCAACCGGTCCGCCGACACCCACCTGCTGCCGTTCCCACTCCCCCCGTCCTGGGGCATCGACCTCTACCTCAAGGACGAGTCGGTGCACCCGACCGGCTCGCTCAAGCACCGGCTGGCCCGCTCGTTGTTCCTCTACGCCCTGTGCAACGGATGGATCGGGCCGCAGACCACGATCGTCGAAGCGTCGTCCGGCTCCACCGCCATCTCCGAGGCGTACTTCGCCCGGATGCTCGGCCTGCCGTTCGTCGCGGTGATGCCCGCCGGCACCTCGGCGGAGAAGATCGCCCAGATCGAGTTCCACGGTGCCCGCCCCCACCTGGTCCGCGACCCGGCCGCGGTGGTGATCGAGGCACGGTGGCTCGCCGAGGACCTCGGCGGGCACTTCATGGACCAGTTCACCTACGCCGAACGGGCCACCGACTGGCGGGGCAACAACAACATCGCCGAGTCGATCTTCGCCCAGTTGGCGCTGGAACGGCACCCGGTCCCGCACTGGATCGTGGTCGGTGCCGGCACCGGCGGCACCAGCGCCACCATCGGCCGGTACGTCCGCTACCAGCGGCACCGCACCAAGATCTGCGTCGTCGACCCGGAGAACTCCGCCTTCTACCCGGCATGGTGCAGCGGCGACTGGTCGACCTCGACCGGCCGGGGGTCGATGATCGAGGGGATCGGTCGGCCGACCGTCGAAGCGTCCTTCCAGCCGTCCGTGGTGGACCGCATGATCCAGGTCCCGGACGCCGCCTCACTGGCCGCCATGCGCATCGCCAGCGAACTGCTGGGTCGGCGGGTCGGCGGGTCGACCGGCACCAACCTGTGGGGTGCGTTCGGGCTGATCGCGCAGATGCGGGCCGCCGGCGAGCAGGGCTCGGTGGTGACGTTGCTGTGTGACAGCGGCGAACGGTACGCCGCCAGCTACTACTCGTCCGACTGGCTGACCCGGCACGGGATCGATCTGGCCCCGTACCGGGCCGTGGCCGATCAGTTCATGCGTACCGGCGAGTGGCCGACCGACGCGCCATGATCGGGATCAGGCGCGCTGCGCCAGCCCCGGGTAGTGCAGCACGAAACCGTGCGGATCCACCGTCATCTCGGCCGTGAAGCTGTCGCTGCGGTAACGGACCCGGTCAGCGCCGAGCACCGTGTAGGTCTGCTCCATCGGTATCACCTCCAGGCTCGGCACCCGGACCCAGGCCGCGACCAGCCGGTGCTCCTGCCCGACCGGCTGCTCCGACAACCGCAGCCGGCGGATCGGCAGGGTGTTGAACAGCGGCACCCCGCCCAGATCGACGTCGAACGCCGCGTCGAGCCGGCCCGGTTCCTCGGTGCCGGGCAGGCCGACCGGGCTGCGCCCGGCCGCCCGCAGAGCACCGTCCAGGTCGCCCTGTTCGGCGGTGCTCACCCGCCACCGGCCGAGCGCCCGTTCCATCCGTACGGTCCGCAGCCAGCCGGCACCCTCGACGGTGACGGTGAGCCGGACGGCGGCCCACTGCTCGTCGGTGGCGAGTTCGTAGTGGCAGCTGTACGGCAGTGGCGCCGCCGCCACCGCCACACCGCGAGCGGTCAGCCCGCGCTGGTCGTCGAAGAGGACATGATCGGCACCGCCGGTGTCCGTCCGCGTCCAGACGATCGATTTCGGCAACGTCGGCATGTTCCCGACCGTACCGGCCCGACGAGCCGCTGCGGAGCGGGTCGCCGGTGCCGGTCACGCACGCGCGTCAGTAGCTGCGGCTCGGCCGCCGGTCAGTGAAGCGCCGGTCACCACCGCCGCGCCGCCGGTCACCACCGGCCCGGTCGGCACCACCGCGGCCGGCCCGGTCGGCACCACCACGGGTGCCCCGCTCGCCGTCGCCCCGGAAGCGGTCCGCTCCGTCGGCCCGGGAGCGGTCGCCCCGCCCTCGGAAGCGATCGGGGCGGTCCGGCCTGAACCGGTCCCCTCGCGGGCGGGACTGCCGGGGCGGCTCCGGCTCGTTCACGATCGGCACGCCGCTCGGCTCCGTCGCTCCGGTCAGCTCGGACAGTGCGGCGTCGCCGCGGCGTACCCGGGTCTGGGCCGGCTCCACCCCGGCCTTCTCCAGCATGGCCAGGGTGCTGCGCCGCTGCTTCGGCAGCACCAGGGTGGCGACCGCGCCGGACTCGCCGGCCCGCGCGGTCCGCCCCGCCCGGTGCAGGTAGTCCTTGGGGTCCTTCGGCGGGTCGACGTGCACCACCAGCGAGACCCCGTCGACGTGAATGCCCCGGGCAGCCACGTCCGTGGCGACCAGGACGTTCGTCCGCCCTTCCTTGAACTCGGCGAGGGTACGGGTGCGTACCCGCTGGGTCTTGCCGCCGTGCAGGGCACCGGCCCGCACGCCGACCGACGCCAGCTGGTCCACCAGCCGGTCCACCCCCAGCTGGGTCCGGGCGAACATCATGGTCCGCCCGGAACGGGCGGCGATCGAGGCGGCCACGGCGAACTTGTCACTCGGCGGGATCAGCAGCAGGTGGTGGTCCATCGTGGTCACGGCGGCAGTGGCCGGCGCGGTGGAATGGGTGACCGGATCGGTCATGAACCGCTGGACCAGCGTGTCGACGTCATTGTCCAAGGTGGCCGAAAAGAGCAGCCGCTGGGCGTCCGCCGGAGTCTTGGCCAGCAGCTCGGTGACCTCTGGCAGGAATCCCATGTCGGCCATCTGGTCGGCCTCGTCCAGGACGGTGATCTCGATGTCGTCCAGCTGGCAGACGCCGCGCTGGATCAGGTCACCAAGCCGCCCCGGAGTGGCCACGATGATTTCCACACCGCGACGCAACGAATCGATCTGCCGGTCGTACGGGACGCCGCCGACCGCGGTCTTGAGGAAGACCCCGACCGCCCGGCCCAGCGGGAACAACGCGTCGTTGACCTGCATCG
Proteins encoded:
- a CDS encoding UbiX family flavin prenyltransferase; the protein is MRRPWVIGVSGASGTPYPAAVLRALLDAGHPVDLVVSRAARLTLLDETGAPLRDSHWRADLARWLGRGLDDADVRFWPAGDLAAGPSSGSYQVRGMVVVPASTAACAGIAIGLSKDLLQRAAEVNLKERRPVVLVPRETPVTRSHLEHLLALHDAGAVVLPASPGFYGAGAGATAAQLVDFVAGKVLDALGVPHDLFRRWSGELGADRA
- a CDS encoding BldC family transcriptional regulator — encoded protein: MDTGDRLLTPGEVAALFRVDPKTVTRWAAAGRIGSIRTPGGHRRFRESEVRALLEGEGVLEEMQAESAETTRPRHTENGSGGAGPY
- a CDS encoding Lrp/AsnC family transcriptional regulator, whose product is MDAIDSRLVDLLRGNARLSYAELARQVGLSAPAVHERIGKLETTGVLRGYRADVQPESVGLGVTALIGLVEDSGADTEAVLDALRDMPEIESCYFMAGTESFLCLARVGTIAELEQLIMRLNRTPGIANTRTSVTLSTKWENRPRPLTG
- a CDS encoding PLP-dependent cysteine synthase family protein, with amino-acid sequence MNQLDRYDDAGRAWVTDAIAKVEADANRSADTHLLPFPLPPSWGIDLYLKDESVHPTGSLKHRLARSLFLYALCNGWIGPQTTIVEASSGSTAISEAYFARMLGLPFVAVMPAGTSAEKIAQIEFHGARPHLVRDPAAVVIEARWLAEDLGGHFMDQFTYAERATDWRGNNNIAESIFAQLALERHPVPHWIVVGAGTGGTSATIGRYVRYQRHRTKICVVDPENSAFYPAWCSGDWSTSTGRGSMIEGIGRPTVEASFQPSVVDRMIQVPDAASLAAMRIASELLGRRVGGSTGTNLWGAFGLIAQMRAAGEQGSVVTLLCDSGERYAASYYSSDWLTRHGIDLAPYRAVADQFMRTGEWPTDAP
- a CDS encoding putative glycolipid-binding domain-containing protein; protein product: MPTLPKSIVWTRTDTGGADHVLFDDQRGLTARGVAVAAAPLPYSCHYELATDEQWAAVRLTVTVEGAGWLRTVRMERALGRWRVSTAEQGDLDGALRAAGRSPVGLPGTEEPGRLDAAFDVDLGGVPLFNTLPIRRLRLSEQPVGQEHRLVAAWVRVPSLEVIPMEQTYTVLGADRVRYRSDSFTAEMTVDPHGFVLHYPGLAQRA
- a CDS encoding DEAD/DEAH box helicase; the encoded protein is MPRQLVRTLAREGITTPFEIQRATVPDALAGRDVLGRGQTGSGKTLAFGLPLLARIADGRRARPLRPRALILVPTRELAMQVNDALFPLGRAVGVFLKTAVGGVPYDRQIDSLRRGVEIIVATPGRLGDLIQRGVCQLDDIEITVLDEADQMADMGFLPEVTELLAKTPADAQRLLFSATLDNDVDTLVQRFMTDPVTHSTAPATAAVTTMDHHLLLIPPSDKFAVAASIAARSGRTMMFARTQLGVDRLVDQLASVGVRAGALHGGKTQRVRTRTLAEFKEGRTNVLVATDVAARGIHVDGVSLVVHVDPPKDPKDYLHRAGRTARAGESGAVATLVLPKQRRSTLAMLEKAGVEPAQTRVRRGDAALSELTGATEPSGVPIVNEPEPPRQSRPRGDRFRPDRPDRFRGRGDRSRADGADRFRGDGERGTRGGADRAGRGGADRAGGDRRRGGGDRRFTDRRPSRSY